The Salvelinus alpinus chromosome 10, SLU_Salpinus.1, whole genome shotgun sequence genome includes the window CGGGGTGATACAGGGTGATACAGGGTGGATACAGGGTGCAGACAGGGTGACATAGGGTGGAGACAGGGTGATACAGGGTGGTACAGGGTGCAGACAGGGTGGGGACAGGGTGATAAAGGGTGGGGACAGGGTGATACAGGGTGGGGACAGGGTGATACAGGGTGGAGACAGGGTGATACAGGGTGGATACAGGGTGGAGACAGGGTGATACAGGGTGCAGACAGGGTGACCCAGGGTGGAGACAGGGTGATACAGGGTGGTACAGGGTGCAGACAGGGTGGGGACAGGGTGATAAAGGGTGGGGACAGGGTGATACAGGGTGGGGACAGGGTGATACAGGGTGGGGACAGGTTGATACAGGGTGGGGACAGGGTGATACAGGGTGGGGACAGGGTGATACAGGGTGGGGACAGGGTGATACAGCGTGGAGACAGAGTGGGGACAGTGAACTGTGTCAAACTCACTCTTTCTTTTTCATTTTATTTCCTCCACATGTCCGTAGTTGAGAGGCCAGAGAAACTTAATGACCAGTCATAGAAACAGAGAAACCACAAAACCAGTAAAAGGAGTATCTCAGTACAACCATTGTCCTgcatccctctctctgcctcggcATTCCTGCCTCAGTCTGACTCTTTCTGTCTCCGTCTGAGTCCGTCTCCCCGCGTGTCGCCGACTAACATTTTAGTAATtcagcagaggctcttatccagagtgacttacattaGCGAGTGCATACATTCCCATTTGTACTGGTTCCCCACGGGAAtccaacccacaaccctggcgttgcaagggcaatgctctaccaactgagtcacacaggacctttctctctctctccctctgtctcggtctccctctctctgtccctcggtCTCTCCCTATGCTTCCCTCTCTGCTTCCCTCTCTGCTTCCCTCTCTGCTTCCACTTCCCGGCCTCTACTTCTGCCTCTTCTCACCATCCAGACCTCCTTGGTAAGGAATACTTTCCAGAGGAATTTTCTTTGGCTTCCTCCTCAGCCCCCTTGGTCTGGCCACCGCTCCTTCTGACTGGAACATCAAGGAAAAGTGTTGGATTTGGAGAACCTGGAGTGTTTTCATGGCCCTCTCTCCAACCTTCTACACCTCTCCATTTCACCTCAGAgtagagagataggggagagtacCTCTCTCCAAccttctaaatcaaatcaaatcaaattttattagtcacatacacatggttagcagatgttcatgcgagtgtagcgaaatgcttgtgcttctagttccgacaatgcagtaataaccaacaagtaatctaacctaacaattccacaactactaccttacacacacacacaagtgtaaagggataaagaatatgtacataaagatatatgaatgagtggtggtacagaacggcatggcagatgcagtagatggtatagagtacggtatatacatatgagatgagtactgtagggtatgtaaacataaagtggcatagtttaaagtggctagtggtacatgtattacataaagatggcaagatgcagtagatgatatagagtacagtatatacatatgagatgggtaatgtagggtatgtaaacattatattaagtggcattgtttaaagtggctagtggtacatttttacataatttccatcaattcccatttttaaagtggctggagttgagtcagtatgttggcagcggccgctaaatgttagtggtggctgtttaacagtctgatggccttgagatagaagctgtttttcagtctctcggtccctgctttgatgcacctgtactgacctcgccttctggatgatagcggggtgaacaggcagtggcttgggtggttgttgtccttgatgatctttatggccttcctgtgacatcgggtggtgtaggtgtcctggagggcaggtagtttgcccccggtgatgcgttctgcagacctcactaccctctggagagccttacggttgtgggcggagtgGGCGgagcaggcggtgatacagcccgacaggatgctctcgattgtgcatctgtagaagtttgtgagtgcttttggtgacaagccgaatttcttcagcctcctgaggttgaagaggcgctgctgcgccttcttcacaacgctgtctgtgtgggtggaccaattcagtttgtccgtgatgtgtacaccgaggaacttaaaactttccaccttctccactactgacccgtcgatgtggataggggggtgctccctctgctgtttcctgaagtccacaatcatctcctttgttttgttgacgttgagtgtgaggttattttcctgacaccacactccgagggccctcacctcctccctgtaggccgtctcgtccttgttggtaatcaagcctaccactgtagtgtcatccgcaaacttgatgattgagttggaggcgtgcatggccacgcagtcgtgggtgaacagggagtacaggagagggctcagaacgcacccttgtggggccccagtgttgaggatcagcggggtggagatgttgttacctaccctcaccacctgggggcggcccgtcaggaagtccaggacccagttgcacagggcggggtcgagacccagggtctcgagcttgatgacgagtttggagggtactatggtgttaaatgctgagctgtaatcgatgaacagcattctcacatgggtattcctcttgtccagatgggttagggcagtgtgcagtgtggttgcgattgcgtcgtctgtggacctattgggtcggtaagcaaattggagtgggtctagggtgtccggtagggtggaggtgatatggtccttgactagtctctcaaagcacttcatgatgacggaagtgagtgctacggggcggtagtcgtttagctcagttaccttagctttcttgggaacaggaacaatggtggccctcttgaagcatgtgggaacagcagactgggataaggattgattgaatatgtccgtaaacacaccagccagctggtctgcgcatgctctgaggacgcggctgggaatgccgtctgggcctgcagccttgcgagggttaacacgtttaaatgttttactcacctcggctgcagtgaaggagagcccgcaggttttggtagggggccgtgtcagtggcactgtattgtcctcaaagcgggcaaaaaagttgtttagcctgtctgggagcaagacatcctggtccgcgacggggctggttttctttttgtaatccgtgattgactgtagaccctgccacatacctcttgtgtctgagctgttgaattgcgactcgattttgtctctgtactgggacttagcctgtttgattgccttgcggagagaatagctacactgtttgtattcggtcatgcttccggtcaccttgccctggttaaaagcagtggttcgcgctttcagtttcacgcgaatgctgccgtcaatccacggtttctggtttgggaatgtttttatcgttgctgtgggtacgacatcgtcaatgcacttcctaatgaactcgctcaccgaatcagcatattcgtcaatattgttgttggacgcgatgcggaacatattccaatccgcgtgatcgaagcagtcttgaagcgtggattcagattggtcggaccagcgttgaacagacctgagcgcgggagcttgttgtttgagtttctgtttgtaggctggaatcaacaaaatggagtcgtggtcagcttttccgaaaggggggcgggggagggccttatatgcgtcgcggaaattagtttaacaatgatctagggtttttccagccctggtagcacaatcgatatgctgatagaatttagggagttttgtttttagattagccttgttaaaatccccagctacgatgaatgcagcctcagggtgtgtggtttccagtttacaaagagtcagataaagttcgttcagggccatcgatgtgtctgcttgggggggaatatatacggctgtgattatgattgaagagaattcccttggtagataatgcggtcgacatttgattgtgaggagttctagatcaggtgaacagaatgacttgagttcctgtgtgttgttatgatgatcacaccacttctcgttaatcataaggcatacccccccgcccctcttcttaccggaaagatgtttgtttctgtcggcgcgatgcatgaagaaaccagctggctgcaccgactccgttagcgtcccttgagttagccatgtttccgtgaagcagagcacgttgcaatccctgatgtctctctggaatgctacccgtgctcggatttcatcaaccttattgtcaagagactggacattggcgagtagtatgctagggagtggagcgcgatgtgcccgtctccgaagcctgaccacgagaccgcctcgtttgcccctttttcggcgtcgcacagggtcgccggctgggatcagatccattgtattgggtggaaggcaaaacactggatccgtttcgggaaagtcatattcctggtaggaacgatgatgagttgacgttaatcgtatattcagtagttcctcccgactgtatgtaatgaaacctaagattacctggggtaccgatgtaagaaataacacataaaaaaacaaaaaactgcatattttccaaggaacgcgaagcgaggcggccatctcttttcggcgccggaagtacacCTCTCCATTCCACCTCAGAgtagagagataggggagagtacACCTCTCCATTCCACCTCAGAgtagagagataggggagagtacACCTCTCCATTCCACCTCAGAgtagagagataggggagagtacACCTCTCCATTTCACCTCAGAGTAGAGAGATCGGGGAGAGTACACCTCTCCATTTCACCTCAGAGTAGAGAGATCGGGGAGAGTACACCTCTCCATTCCACCTCAGAgtagagagataggggagagtacACCTCTCCATTCCACCTCAGAGTAGAGAGATCGGGGAGAGCCCAGGTGAACATAGGAGAGAGAACACCCTGTTccccccacaacacacacacactagtggttTGTGGGTCAGCTATTTATTCACCCGCCCGCAATTGGTAATAACCTATCCGCAACTGCCCGACTACATGTGACAGTGTCAAATCTGAGGCCCACACCACCCATAACCTAACTAATATAGAAAACGTGCTGTAGGCTGCAGTCAGAGACGGTAAAATGATATCCATGCAGCTTCTCGtctgtcattatatgttgccctagaagattAAATAAACTCTCGTTGACCAGAATGATGTCATAAATACAATAAAATGAATGATGTCATAAATACAatagaatgaatgaatgatgtcataaatacaatagaatgaatgaatgatgtcataaatacaatagaatgaatgaatgatgtcataaatacaatagaatgaatgaatgatgtcataaatacaatagaatgaatgaatgatgtcataaatacaatagaatgaatgaatgatgtcataaatacaatagaatgaatgcttcaatctagttgacatcagtaaaactcttgcaaaaacacaacaaaaaaaaacaggaaatgacatcagtttgaccagtTGTCAGGAAGTAGAAAGCTGTGGAAACGACCCAACATGTtcctgataagatttcagttgaAATACTTTtaactgtggttgaaatactatcagctgttatgatgctgatatagacagcacctctacagacagtatctaactgtggttgaaatactatcagctgttatgatgctgataaagacagCACCTCTACAGACAGTATTTAACTGAGCATTCTCATTCTATCAAAATGCCGAAAGAAAGAAatcctatttctccactcctgttcctgaGACAAAATGTTGCCTACAATTGGTGTATCAtttgcttaattctgcaggagttaatatgaaggctatgtgagaggttatagacctacagtcagtgtccagacttcagtttcCATTCAACCCATCTGAACTGTTGCCTTGATGTGCCAAAGGCCTGTTTGAAGTTCCCGGCTTGCGACTGTGGAATTTGTACAGTGCCTCACATCATCACATCACATAACATAACACTGCTATCTTCCTGTTTCTCTATTTCACAGCTTTTCCTCTTATTGAATTCAACTCCGACATTGTCCCTTTTGCCTCTGTGGATCGATgtaaacttttttttcttctgcCTGTTCCCAAAAGCATTAGGTGATTGGTGTGTATGTTATTTGACGTACAGTTAGGACCTAAATGTTAAAGGTTAGGATTACACACTAACACCAGTTAGAGTAAATAAAGAAAGAAAACCCACAATGTGGCCTGTAGATATAAGCCACTCGCCCTTCATAGATATAACCTGCAGGCCAGCCACTCGCCCTTCATAGATATAACCTGCAGACCAGCCACTCGCCCTTCATAGATATAACCTGCAGACCAGCCACTCGCCCTTCATAGATATAACCTGCAGGCCAGCCACTCGCCCTTCATAGATATAACCTGCAGGCCAGCCACTCGCCCTTCATAGATATAACCTGCAGGCCAGCCACTCGCCCTTCATAGATATAACCTGCAGGCCAGCCACTCGCCCTTCATAGATATAACCTGCAGGCCAGCCACTCGCCCTTCATAGATATAACCTGCAGACCAGCCACTCGCCCTTCATAGATATAACCTGCAGGCCAGCCACTCGCCCTTCATAGATATAACCTGCAGACCAGCCACTCGCCCTTCATAGATATAACCTGCAGACCAGCCACTCGCCCTTCATAGATATAACCTGCAGACCAGCCACTCGCCCTTCATAGATATAACCTGCAGGCCTGCCACTCGCCCTTCATAGATATAACCTGCAGGCCAGCCACTCGCCCTTCATAGATATAACCTGCAGGCCAGCCACTCGCCCTTCATAGATATAACCTGCAGGCCAGCCACTCGCCCTTCATAGATATAACCTGCAGACCAGCCACTCGCCCTTCATAGATATAACCTGCAGGCCAGCCACTCGCCCTTCATAGATATAACCTGCAGGCCTGCCACTCGCCCTTCATAGATATAACCTGCAGACCAGCCACTCGCCCTTCATAGATATAACCTGCAGACCAGCCACTCGCCCTTCATAGATATAACCTGCAGGCCAGCCACTCGCCCTTCATAGATATAACCTGCAGGCCTGCCACTCGCCCTTCATAGATATAACCTGCAGGCCAGCCACTCGCCCTTCATAGATATAACCTGCAGGCCAGCCACTCGCCCTTCATAGATATAACCTGCAGGCCAGCCACTCGCCCTTCATAGATATAACCTGCAGGCCAGCCACTCGCCCTTCATAGATATAACCTGCAGACCAGCCACTCGCCCTTCATAGATATAACCTGCAGGCCAGCCACTCGCCCTTCATAGATATAACCTGCAGGCCAGCCACTCGCCCTTCATAGATATAACCTGCAGGCCAGCCACTCGCCCTTCATAGATATAACCTGCAGACCAGCCActcgcccttcatccacacagtaTTTAATGACCCTGAATTCACCTTCCCCGTGGATATGACCTTCGGGTTGAGTCATCACTCACACGCAGTCAGATTCCTtctctttaatttttttatatatttatttaacctttatgtaactaggcaagtaagttaaaaacaaattcttatatacaatgacggcctaccaaaaggcaaaaggactCCTGTttggacgggggcctgggatgaaaaaaatacaatataaatataggacaaaacacacatcacgacgagagagacgacactacataaagagaaacTTAAGACAACATAACAAgccagcaacacatgacaacacagcatggcagcaacacaacataacatggtagcaacacaacatggcagcaacacaacatggtacaaacattattgagcacagacaacagcacaaagggcaagaaggtgagacaacaatacatcacacaaagcagccacaactgtcagtaagagtgtccatgattgagtctttgaatgaaataaaactgtccagtttgagtgtttgttgcagctcgttccagtcactagctgcagcaaactgaaaagaggagcgacccagggatgtgtgtgctttggggatctttaacagaatgtgactggcagaacgggtgttgtatgtggaggatgagggctgcagtagatatctcagatagggggcaGTGAGGCCTACGagtgttttataaataagcatcaaccagtgagtCTTGCGACAGgcatacagagatgaccagtttacagaggagtatagagtgcattgatgtgtcctataaggagcattggtggcaaatctgatggccgaatggtaaagaacatctagctgctcgagagcacccttacctgccgatctataatctacgtctccgtaatctagcatgggtaggatggtcatctgaatcagggttagtttatagaggaaaccaagtctagatttaactttagcctgcagctttgatatgtgctgagagaaggacagtgtaccgtctagccattactcccaagtacttgtatgaggtgactacctcaagctctaaaccctcagaggtagtaatcacacctgtggggagaggggcattcttcttaccaaaccacatgacctttgttttggaggtgttcagaacaaggttaagggcagagaaagcttgttggacactgtagagcgtttaacacaacatccagggaggggccagctgagtataacaCTATCATCcacatataaatggatgagagagcttcctactgcctgacctatgttgttgatgtaaattgagatgAGCCAGTGTCTGCTGGCAACAGAGTTGCCATGGTGATAGAGAACCAACCCCCTGGCTCAAGATCCATGATGGTGAGAGAGAACCAACCCCCTGGCTCAAGATCCATGATGGTGAGAGAGAACCAACCCCCTGGCTCAAGATCCATGATGGTGAGAGAGAACCAACCCCCTGGCTCAAGATCCATGATGGTGATAGAGAACCAACCCCCTGGCTCAAGATCCATGATGGTGAGAGAGAACCAACCCCCTGGCTCAAGATCCATGATGGTGATAGAGAACCAACCCCCTGGCTCAAGATCCATGATGGTGAGAGAGAACCAACCCCCAGGCTCAAGATCCATGATGGTGAGAGAGAACCAACCCCCAGGCTCAAGATCCATGATGGTGAGAGAGAACCAACCCCCTGGCTCAAGATCCATGATGGTGAGAGAGAACCAACCCCCTGGCTCAAGATCCATGATGGTGAGAGAGAACCAACCCCCAGGCTCAAGATCCATGATGGTGAGAGAGAACCAACCCCCTGACTCAAGATCCATGATGGTGAGAGAGAACCAACCCCCTGTCCAGTCCCCTCCCACTCCCCCCTAGGCCTATGGGATATGACCAAGCCCAGTCCGGTGGGTGACCCTGTCCAGTCCCCTCCCACTCCTAGGGGATATGACCAAGCCCAGTCCGGTGGGTGACCCTGCACCCCAGGTTTCTCCCTCCCTGTTGACAGCTGGGCCTGAGACGGATGTAAACTCTGACCCGGCCCTGCACCCCAGGTTTCTCCCTCCCTGTTGACAGCTGGGCCTGAGACGGATGTAAACTCTGACCCTGCACCCCAGGTTTCTCCCTCCCTGTTGACAGCTGGACCTGAGACGGATGTAAACTCTGACCCTGCCCTGCACCCCAGGTTTCTCCCTCCCTGTTGACAGCTGGGCCTGAGACGGATGTAAACTCTGACCCTGCACCCCAGGTTTCTCCCTCCCTGTTGACAGCTCTACAATGCTGTGCTGACTCTTAGCGGAACCCGGTGCGGTGATGTCATACTTGGTCAGGCCGTTCCTGACCGTGCCATCTCCATGAGGCCGCTTTCCGCTCCAGTGACTAAGGGGCTTGACTACTGGACCACGCCATTAAAAAGgggtggttggtgtgtgtgtgtgtgtgtatatatatatgtgtatgtgtgtatgtgtgtgtaccataGGAAAGAAGATCAGCCTGCTCTGCCAAAGGCCATTATGTTACCTCTTACTCTAACTAAATTACATGGAAATGTTTAGTTTAACTTTGGTATTTTTTGGTTCTCTATTTCACCTACAGTATGCTATTCTGTACAGCTCTTCTTCCATAAATGTTTTGTATTTcatcccctttttctccccaatttcgtgcgATCCAATTACGaccttgtctcattgctgcaactacCCAACGGGTTCGGGAaaggtgaaggtcgagtcatgagtcctccaaaacatgacccgacAAATCGTTcttcttaacacctgcccgcttaaccaggaagccagctgcacgaatgtgtcggaggaaacaccattcaactgacgaccgaagtcagcctacAGGCTCCCGGCCCACcaaaaggagtcgctagagcacgatgagccaagtaaagcccccctgccaaaccctcccaGGATGATGCTGGgcgaattgtgcgccgccctatgggactcatgGCCGTTTGTGACTCAGCCCGggaacgaaccagggtctgtagtgaagtcTCTTCTAAAGGAATGAACACGTAAACAAATGACATAATGAAGATGGACATTCTTAGCACAGGAAACCATAATGCTGTATAATCAGTATATAAACAGACAGTAACCTATACACGGACAGTGTGACCTGAACTTACAGCGCCTGACCTTAAAAGACAGTAATGTTATGAAGCACAGCATgtctgtacagacacacaccatcTAAACATTCAGTTGACATGAACTTCACAACCTTACACACGCACGAAAGCTTGGAAAACAGTCCTCCCATCCAAGCCTTCTGCTACATGTGAAATGAGAAGATTGTGTCAACAGACTATTAAAGCCTGGTCAATATTCCCCTTGACCCTCTTGTATGAGAGGAATGCCAGAGGTTTACCTCTGGACTGCGATTTAGTGATAACAGtttatgaagtgcatacagagtTCTca containing:
- the LOC139531435 gene encoding FMRFamide-like neuropeptides 7, which encodes MVIENQPPGSRSMMVRENQPPGSRSMMVRENQPPGSRSMMVRENQPPGSRSMMVIENQPPGSRSMMVRENQPPGSRSMMVIENQPPGSRSMMVRENQPPGSRSMMVRENQPPGSRSMMVRENQPPGSRSMMVRENQPPGSRSMMVRENQPPGSRSMMVRENQPPDSRSMMVRENQPPVQSPPTPP